In Pseudomonas sp. MM213, a genomic segment contains:
- a CDS encoding pyridoxamine 5'-phosphate oxidase family protein — protein sequence MLDSIEALEAIYGQPHERAVRKQIAFLNEDYQAMVRASPLVIISSVGPDGLDGSPRGDTPGFVRIIDERTLAIPDRPGNNRIDTLRNVVFDPRVSLLFIIPGIGETLRVNGAAQISNEPALLESFAVNGKSARTVMLVTVEAAFFHCSKAIVRSDLWNPQKHLDRSALPTAGAFHKRLNDGQFDAETYDREAPVRVRDSLY from the coding sequence ATGCTCGACAGCATCGAAGCACTGGAAGCAATTTACGGCCAACCCCACGAACGCGCGGTACGCAAACAAATCGCCTTTCTGAACGAGGATTATCAAGCGATGGTCCGCGCCTCGCCGCTGGTGATCATCAGCTCGGTCGGCCCCGACGGCCTGGACGGCTCGCCGCGCGGTGACACGCCAGGTTTCGTGCGAATCATCGATGAGCGCACCCTGGCGATCCCGGATCGCCCGGGCAACAACCGCATCGACACGCTACGCAATGTGGTGTTCGATCCGCGGGTGTCGCTGTTGTTCATCATCCCGGGGATCGGCGAAACCTTGCGGGTCAACGGCGCAGCGCAGATCAGCAATGAGCCGGCCTTGCTGGAAAGCTTCGCGGTCAACGGCAAATCGGCGCGCACGGTGATGCTGGTGACGGTGGAGGCGGCGTTTTTTCACTGCTCGAAAGCGATTGTGCGTTCGGATTTGTGGAACCCGCAGAAGCACCTGGATCGCTCGGCGCTGCCGACGGCGGGGGCGTTTCACAAGCGCTTGAATGATGGGCAGTTTGATGCAGAGACGTATGACCGGGAGGCGCCGGTGAGGGTGCGGGACAGTCTTTATTAG
- a CDS encoding GNAT family N-acetyltransferase has product MNTVIRHVTPADLDRCYAIETVAYEGDEAATREKIATRIATWPEGFIVAEVDGVVAGFINSGAAFQVEMSDEAFKELIGHDPAGPHVVIMSVVVHPDYQGQGLAKRLMGEFIERMRALGKASINLMCKERHIPLYAGFGFAYIKPSASDHGGMAWHEMVLVL; this is encoded by the coding sequence ATGAACACCGTCATCCGCCACGTCACCCCCGCTGACCTGGACCGCTGCTACGCCATCGAAACCGTTGCCTACGAAGGTGACGAAGCTGCCACCCGAGAAAAAATCGCCACGCGCATCGCCACCTGGCCTGAAGGTTTTATCGTCGCCGAAGTGGACGGCGTTGTAGCCGGTTTCATCAACTCCGGTGCTGCGTTTCAGGTGGAAATGTCGGACGAAGCGTTCAAGGAACTGATCGGCCACGACCCGGCCGGCCCGCACGTGGTGATCATGTCGGTGGTGGTGCATCCGGATTATCAGGGGCAGGGTTTGGCGAAACGTCTGATGGGCGAGTTTATCGAGCGCATGCGTGCGCTGGGCAAGGCCAGCATCAACCTGATGTGCAAGGAGCGGCACATTCCGCTGTACGCCGGGTTCGGATTTGCCTACATCAAACCTTCCGCGTCGGACCATGGCGGAATGGCGTGGCATGAGATGGTGTTGGTGCTCTGA
- a CDS encoding GyrI-like domain-containing protein: MDDKNSVEIPGPRFEHGHFLLIAGLGGRFTQQTTQGIPALWEKFIPHIGNVPGQKGEVTYGVCCNFDGKGGFDYIAGVEISKLDDLPDQYRWVEVQPQLYAVFEHKGPLDALPQLFQHIFGTWQPQSGHEVLDAPEYERYSEDFNPKLNTGKLEIWVPIKA, translated from the coding sequence ATGGATGATAAAAATAGCGTCGAAATCCCGGGTCCACGCTTCGAACATGGGCACTTCCTGCTCATTGCGGGGCTTGGTGGACGGTTTACTCAGCAAACCACCCAGGGCATTCCAGCGCTCTGGGAAAAATTCATTCCGCACATCGGAAACGTTCCGGGCCAGAAGGGCGAAGTGACCTACGGCGTGTGTTGCAATTTCGATGGCAAGGGCGGCTTCGACTACATCGCCGGCGTCGAGATCAGCAAGCTCGACGACTTGCCGGATCAGTACCGTTGGGTAGAAGTCCAGCCTCAGCTGTACGCGGTGTTCGAGCATAAAGGGCCGCTAGATGCATTGCCGCAGCTGTTTCAGCACATCTTCGGCACCTGGCAACCGCAGTCCGGGCATGAAGTGCTGGATGCTCCGGAATATGAGCGCTACAGCGAAGACTTCAACCCGAAGCTCAACACCGGAAAACTGGAAATCTGGGTGCCGATCAAAGCGTGA
- a CDS encoding LysE family translocator: MEFSSGFLLSLSLCLDIGVANIAMITLAMQRGYFQGFALGLGTCVGDLIYAVLALAGMTVLLQYETVRWVLWIGGSALLIYFAAKMIYSAIHHEALLAETADVGHNSHRKEFFRGIFLAMSSPSAILWFAAVGGTLIARSGGGGALSSALFLGGFLCAGLLWSAGLCFAASHGGKLLGDKLLRYSYMASAAIFCYFAVYVILSGYNEFIGAGAAEALHTL; this comes from the coding sequence ATGGAATTTAGCAGCGGCTTTCTGCTGAGCCTTTCTCTGTGCCTGGACATCGGCGTAGCCAACATCGCGATGATCACGCTGGCCATGCAGCGCGGCTATTTTCAAGGCTTTGCGCTGGGGTTGGGCACCTGTGTCGGCGACCTGATCTACGCCGTGCTGGCCTTGGCCGGCATGACCGTTTTGCTGCAATACGAAACCGTGCGCTGGGTGTTGTGGATTGGTGGTTCGGCGTTGCTGATCTATTTCGCGGCGAAGATGATCTATTCGGCGATCCACCATGAGGCACTGTTGGCCGAGACCGCCGACGTGGGCCACAACTCGCACCGCAAGGAGTTCTTTCGCGGGATCTTCCTGGCCATGTCGTCACCCAGCGCCATTCTCTGGTTCGCGGCGGTGGGCGGCACCCTGATCGCGCGGTCTGGCGGTGGCGGGGCGCTCAGCTCGGCATTGTTCCTCGGCGGATTTCTCTGTGCCGGACTGTTGTGGTCGGCAGGCCTGTGCTTCGCCGCGAGCCATGGCGGCAAGTTGCTGGGCGACAAGCTGCTGCGTTATTCGTACATGGCATCGGCGGCGATCTTCTGCTATTTCGCGGTGTACGTGATCCTATCGGGGTACAACGAGTTTATTGGCGCTGGCGCCGCCGAGGCGTTGCATACGCTGTAA
- the alaC gene encoding alanine transaminase, whose translation MAEQGSPRRFARIDRLPPYVFNITAELKMAARRRGEDIIDLSMGNPDGPTPPHIVEKLVTVAQREDTHGYSTSKGIPRLRRAISNWYKERYEVDIDPESEAIVTIGSKEGLAHLMLATLDQGDTVLVPNPSYPIHIYGAVIAGAQVRSVPLIPGVDFFAELERAIRGSIPKPKMMILGFPSNPTAQCVELDFFERVIALAKQYDVLVVHDLAYADIVYDGWKAPSIMQVPGAKDIAVEFFTLSKSYNMAGWRIGFMVGNPELVNALARIKSYHDYGTFTPLQVAAIAALEGDQQCVKDIAEQYRQRRNVLVKGLHELGWMVENPKASMYVWAKIPEAYAHLGSLEFAKKLLAEAKVCVSPGVGFGEYGDDHVRFALIENQDRIRQAVRGIRGMFRADGLVAKTNA comes from the coding sequence ATGGCCGAACAAGGTTCGCCGCGCCGCTTTGCGCGCATAGATCGACTCCCCCCTTACGTATTCAACATCACCGCCGAGCTGAAGATGGCCGCCCGTCGTCGTGGCGAAGACATCATCGACTTGAGCATGGGCAATCCCGACGGCCCGACGCCGCCGCACATTGTCGAAAAACTCGTCACCGTCGCCCAGCGCGAAGACACCCACGGTTATTCCACGTCCAAGGGCATTCCACGTCTGCGCCGGGCGATTTCCAACTGGTACAAGGAACGCTACGAGGTCGACATCGACCCGGAAAGCGAAGCCATCGTGACCATCGGTTCCAAGGAAGGCCTGGCGCACTTGATGCTCGCCACCCTGGACCAGGGCGACACCGTGCTGGTGCCGAACCCGAGCTACCCGATTCACATCTACGGTGCCGTGATTGCCGGCGCCCAGGTGCGTTCGGTGCCGCTGATTCCGGGCGTGGACTTCTTCGCCGAACTGGAACGGGCGATTCGCGGCTCGATTCCGAAACCGAAAATGATGATCCTCGGCTTCCCGTCCAACCCCACCGCGCAGTGCGTTGAGCTGGATTTCTTCGAACGCGTCATTGCCCTCGCCAAACAGTACGACGTACTGGTCGTGCATGACCTGGCCTACGCCGACATCGTCTACGACGGCTGGAAAGCCCCGTCGATCATGCAAGTACCGGGCGCCAAGGACATCGCGGTGGAATTTTTCACCCTGTCCAAGAGCTACAACATGGCAGGCTGGCGCATCGGTTTCATGGTCGGCAACCCGGAACTGGTCAACGCCCTGGCGCGGATCAAGAGCTACCACGACTACGGCACTTTCACACCGCTGCAAGTCGCGGCAATTGCCGCACTGGAAGGCGATCAGCAGTGCGTGAAAGACATCGCCGAGCAGTATCGGCAGCGGCGCAACGTGCTGGTCAAAGGCCTGCATGAACTGGGCTGGATGGTGGAAAACCCGAAAGCGTCGATGTACGTCTGGGCGAAGATTCCCGAAGCCTACGCGCACCTTGGCTCGTTGGAATTTGCCAAGAAACTGCTCGCCGAGGCCAAGGTCTGCGTCTCGCCGGGTGTCGGGTTCGGGGAATACGGGGATGATCATGTGCGCTTCGCGCTGATCGAAAACCAGGACCGGATTCGTCAGGCAGTGCGCGGGATTCGCGGGATGTTCAGGGCGGATGGCTTGGTCGCAAAAACCAACGCCTGA
- a CDS encoding GntP family permease — MFGMSHETFLLLDAVVTVIGLIVLITKFKFHPFIALIIAAAFLGLTSGMPIGTIIKAFQDGFGGVLGFVGIILALGTMLGKMMAESGGADQIAQTLIRAFGKDKVQWAMMFAAFLVGIPLFFEIGFVLLIPLVFIVARRTGVSIIKIGIPLLAGLSAVHGLVPPHPGPLLAIGVFGADIGKTILYGLIVALPTAIIAGPIYGTFIAKYIPGHPNQELVDQLARENDSADLPSFSITLITVLSPVFLMLLKTFADVVLPDGNFFRTFMDLIGHPISALLLALLLSLYTFGYKQGIGSNQMLKWLDASLAPTAAIILIIGAGGGFKQMLVTSGVGNVIGNMAVAAQISPILLAWLVAAVIRIATGSATVATITGAGIVVPVVGMIPGVNRELLVLATGAGSLILSHVNDAGFWLVKQYFNMTVAETFKTWTAMETILSVVGLGFILLLSLFV, encoded by the coding sequence ATGTTTGGCATGTCCCACGAGACGTTCCTGCTGCTCGATGCAGTGGTTACGGTGATCGGGCTTATCGTCTTGATCACCAAGTTCAAATTTCACCCGTTCATTGCCCTGATCATTGCCGCAGCCTTTCTCGGGCTGACTTCCGGCATGCCGATCGGCACCATCATCAAGGCGTTCCAGGACGGCTTCGGTGGCGTGCTCGGTTTCGTCGGCATCATCCTCGCGCTGGGCACGATGCTCGGCAAAATGATGGCCGAGTCGGGCGGGGCGGATCAGATTGCCCAGACGCTGATTCGCGCGTTCGGCAAGGACAAAGTGCAGTGGGCAATGATGTTCGCCGCGTTCCTGGTCGGCATTCCGCTGTTCTTCGAAATCGGTTTTGTACTGCTGATCCCGCTGGTGTTCATCGTCGCCCGGCGTACCGGCGTGTCGATCATCAAGATCGGTATCCCGCTGCTGGCCGGTCTGTCTGCGGTGCACGGGCTCGTTCCGCCGCACCCGGGTCCATTGCTGGCCATCGGCGTGTTCGGTGCCGACATCGGCAAGACCATTCTCTACGGCCTGATCGTTGCACTGCCGACGGCCATCATCGCCGGCCCGATCTACGGCACCTTCATCGCCAAATACATTCCCGGTCATCCCAACCAGGAACTGGTGGATCAACTGGCGCGTGAGAACGATTCTGCCGATCTCCCAAGCTTCTCCATCACCTTGATCACCGTGCTGTCGCCGGTGTTCCTGATGCTGCTCAAGACCTTCGCCGACGTGGTGCTGCCGGACGGCAACTTCTTCCGCACCTTCATGGACCTGATCGGTCACCCGATCTCGGCCCTGCTGCTGGCGTTGCTGCTGTCGCTGTACACCTTCGGTTACAAGCAGGGCATTGGCTCCAACCAGATGCTCAAATGGCTGGACGCGAGCCTCGCGCCAACCGCCGCGATCATCCTGATCATCGGTGCCGGTGGTGGCTTCAAGCAGATGCTGGTGACCAGCGGCGTGGGTAATGTCATCGGCAACATGGCCGTGGCCGCACAAATCTCGCCGATCCTGCTGGCCTGGCTGGTGGCGGCGGTGATCCGTATCGCGACCGGTTCGGCGACCGTGGCGACCATTACTGGCGCAGGCATCGTGGTGCCGGTGGTGGGGATGATTCCGGGTGTGAACCGTGAGCTGCTGGTGCTGGCGACCGGCGCCGGTTCGTTGATCCTGTCTCACGTCAACGACGCGGGTTTCTGGCTGGTGAAGCAGTACTTCAACATGACCGTGGCGGAAACCTTCAAGACCTGGACGGCGATGGAAACCATCCTGTCCGTGGTTGGCCTGGGCTTCATCCTGCTGCTGTCGTTGTTCGTCTAA
- a CDS encoding gluconokinase, with translation MNHPITALVIMGVAGCGKTCVSEALCQLSGATAIEGDTFHPAANIEKMSAGIPLNDDDRAGWLDSLCDELRRVDATGQRPVLTCSALKHSYREVLRSALPGLGFVFLELTPEVAADRVSHRPGHFMPSTLIDSQFATLESPVGEPLTLALDASNHSVDQLAKQAHVWWLEHGLKRAG, from the coding sequence ATGAATCATCCCATCACCGCCCTAGTCATCATGGGCGTTGCCGGTTGCGGCAAGACCTGCGTCAGCGAAGCCTTGTGCCAGCTCAGCGGCGCGACTGCCATTGAAGGCGATACTTTCCACCCTGCCGCCAATATCGAAAAGATGAGCGCGGGTATCCCCCTGAACGACGACGACCGTGCCGGCTGGCTCGACAGCCTGTGCGATGAACTGCGCCGCGTCGACGCCACGGGCCAGCGCCCGGTGTTGACCTGCTCGGCCCTCAAACACAGTTACCGCGAAGTTTTGCGCAGCGCCTTGCCGGGCCTGGGTTTTGTGTTCCTTGAGCTCACGCCTGAAGTGGCGGCCGATCGTGTCTCCCATCGGCCGGGCCATTTCATGCCGTCGACCCTGATCGACAGCCAGTTCGCCACCCTTGAATCCCCGGTTGGCGAACCGCTGACGTTGGCCCTCGATGCTTCGAACCACAGCGTCGACCAGTTGGCGAAGCAAGCCCACGTCTGGTGGCTGGAACACGGCCTGAAACGCGCCGGCTAA
- a CDS encoding LacI family DNA-binding transcriptional regulator, with protein sequence MTSSKNDKNTRTTGRPTLNEVARLAGVSPITASRALRGVSTVATELVEKVQKAALELNYVVNPAARALASAQSHSVVVLVPSLSNLLFIDTLEAIHQVLRPKGFEVLIGNFHYSRDEEENLLRNYMAYQPRGLLLTGFDRTESSRRMIEASNIPCVYMMELDSAAGLNCVGFSQLAAGETAAEHLLSRGRKRLAYIGAQLDQRTLLRGEGFRKALQKAGRYDPDLEVLTPRASSVGLGGELFLQLIASHPDVDAIFFGNDDLAQGALLEAMRCGIKIPEQVAVLGFNDLPASAHMVPRLSSINTPREAIGRRAAEQMLTLMAGNTVAKPVQDMGFELKVREST encoded by the coding sequence ATGACCTCTTCTAAAAACGATAAAAATACGCGAACCACTGGCCGTCCTACCCTCAATGAAGTAGCCCGACTGGCCGGCGTCAGCCCGATTACCGCCTCCCGCGCCTTGCGCGGCGTGAGCACGGTGGCCACCGAACTGGTGGAAAAAGTCCAGAAAGCCGCGCTTGAACTCAACTACGTGGTCAACCCCGCCGCCCGAGCGTTAGCCTCGGCCCAGAGCCATTCCGTAGTGGTTTTGGTGCCGTCGCTGTCCAACTTGCTGTTCATCGACACCCTGGAAGCCATTCATCAGGTTTTACGACCGAAGGGCTTCGAAGTGCTGATCGGCAACTTCCATTACTCGCGTGACGAAGAAGAAAACCTGCTGCGCAATTACATGGCCTATCAGCCACGCGGTTTGCTGCTGACCGGGTTTGATCGCACCGAAAGTTCGCGGCGGATGATCGAGGCGAGCAATATTCCCTGCGTGTACATGATGGAACTCGACAGCGCTGCGGGCCTCAATTGCGTGGGTTTCTCGCAACTGGCGGCCGGCGAAACGGCGGCGGAGCATTTGCTGTCCCGCGGTCGCAAGCGCCTGGCGTACATCGGTGCGCAACTGGATCAGCGCACGCTGCTGCGCGGCGAAGGGTTTCGCAAAGCCCTGCAAAAGGCTGGTCGGTATGACCCGGACCTGGAAGTGCTGACGCCCCGCGCCTCCTCCGTCGGCCTGGGTGGCGAGCTGTTCCTGCAACTGATCGCCAGTCATCCTGACGTCGATGCGATCTTCTTTGGCAACGACGACCTGGCCCAGGGCGCGCTGCTGGAAGCGATGCGCTGCGGGATCAAAATTCCCGAACAAGTAGCGGTCCTCGGTTTCAACGACCTGCCGGCCTCGGCGCACATGGTCCCGCGCCTGAGCAGCATCAACACCCCCCGCGAGGCAATTGGCCGTCGCGCGGCAGAGCAGATGCTGACGTTGATGGCGGGCAACACCGTGGCGAAACCGGTGCAGGACATGGGGTTCGAATTGAAGGTGCGCGAAAGCACGTAG
- a CDS encoding glutathione S-transferase family protein, translating into MEHALKILGKASSINVRKVLWTCDELGLSYEREDWGSGYASTHSPEFVRLNPNAQVPVIIDEAGVLWESNTICRYLAGKHPHAELLPHEPAARARVEQWMDWQATDLNSSWSYAFTALVRKDPEFQDAHRIAMGLRGWNQKMGILEHQLATTKAYVAGPRFTLADIVIGLSVNRWLMTPMDRPDFPAIDEYFQRLAQRPGFLKHGCNGLP; encoded by the coding sequence ATGGAACATGCACTGAAGATTCTCGGCAAAGCCTCATCCATCAACGTCAGAAAAGTCCTGTGGACCTGCGACGAGCTGGGCCTTTCCTACGAACGCGAGGATTGGGGCAGCGGGTATGCGTCGACCCACAGTCCCGAATTTGTCCGGCTCAACCCCAACGCACAGGTGCCGGTGATCATCGATGAGGCCGGCGTGCTGTGGGAGTCCAATACCATCTGCCGTTACCTGGCCGGCAAACACCCACACGCTGAATTGCTGCCGCACGAACCGGCGGCGCGCGCCCGGGTGGAGCAGTGGATGGATTGGCAAGCCACCGATCTCAATTCGTCCTGGAGCTACGCGTTCACGGCACTGGTACGCAAAGACCCGGAGTTCCAGGACGCGCACCGGATTGCCATGGGCTTGCGCGGCTGGAATCAGAAGATGGGCATCCTCGAACATCAGCTCGCGACCACCAAAGCCTATGTTGCCGGACCACGGTTCACACTGGCCGATATCGTCATCGGGCTGTCAGTCAACCGTTGGCTGATGACGCCGATGGATCGACCGGACTTTCCGGCGATCGACGAATATTTCCAACGCCTGGCGCAACGCCCCGGGTTCCTAAAACACGGCTGCAACGGCCTGCCTTGA
- a CDS encoding methyl-accepting chemotaxis protein, whose amino-acid sequence MKFASDITQQVTTLQTAAESAHSTSVQNDACAQKGSQVVQQTVQIIQDISRDLNEAALSIDAVSKQSDIIGTIVQTIRGIADQTNLLALNAAIEAARAGEHGRGFAVVADEVRSLAARTSQATLEIVDVVRKNHDLSLSAVSSMQSSLSRTGLGVELANEAGEVILEIQQGSRHVVDAISQFNSTLQLN is encoded by the coding sequence GTGAAGTTCGCCAGCGACATCACACAGCAAGTGACCACGCTGCAAACGGCTGCGGAGTCGGCCCACAGCACCTCGGTGCAGAACGATGCCTGCGCGCAGAAGGGATCTCAGGTGGTGCAGCAGACGGTGCAGATCATCCAGGACATTTCCAGGGACTTGAACGAAGCGGCGCTGAGTATTGATGCGGTGAGCAAACAGTCCGACATCATCGGCACCATCGTTCAGACCATTCGCGGCATTGCCGACCAGACCAACCTGCTGGCGCTCAACGCGGCCATCGAGGCGGCGCGGGCCGGGGAGCACGGCCGAGGGTTTGCCGTGGTGGCGGATGAGGTTCGCAGCCTCGCGGCACGCACGAGCCAGGCGACACTGGAGATTGTCGACGTGGTGCGCAAAAACCACGATTTGTCGTTGAGCGCGGTGTCGAGCATGCAGTCGAGCTTGAGCCGCACCGGCCTTGGGGTGGAACTGGCGAACGAGGCGGGGGAGGTTATCCTGGAAATCCAGCAAGGCTCGCGGCATGTGGTGGATGCGATCAGCCAGTTCAATTCAACGCTGCAATTGAATTGA
- a CDS encoding peptidase inhibitor family I36 protein has protein sequence MKRLSMICWLASGVVAIATIAGCIAQQPKAPDSPTLFDPPMNQQQKIEVQKKIDAQLLLKSGGQQISSTQVAYDNGNAVITFPVPGQVNTPNTTCDFGYVCFWEHIRYVGQKLALRSTPAIRTENLAQYGMSNKISSWKHNNNFFYVAIGGASQLNLGGIMVMANTFEFDIGGECCPFGVEQSTQHAPPPEFVFNEQMGYDNQMVSVGFYPYPQRKTAWFTGLHSPW, from the coding sequence ATGAAAAGATTATCGATGATTTGCTGGTTAGCATCGGGGGTCGTGGCGATAGCAACTATCGCAGGCTGTATAGCCCAACAGCCCAAAGCACCAGACTCACCCACTCTTTTTGATCCGCCGATGAATCAGCAGCAAAAGATCGAAGTTCAGAAAAAAATAGATGCGCAGCTTCTCCTTAAAAGCGGCGGTCAGCAGATCAGCTCTACTCAGGTTGCCTACGACAATGGGAATGCGGTGATTACTTTTCCCGTGCCGGGACAAGTAAATACACCAAACACGACCTGCGACTTTGGTTATGTTTGCTTTTGGGAACACATCAGATACGTGGGGCAAAAACTGGCTCTCAGGAGCACCCCGGCAATTCGTACCGAGAACCTTGCGCAATACGGCATGAGCAATAAAATTTCATCCTGGAAGCACAACAACAACTTTTTCTATGTGGCCATTGGTGGAGCATCACAACTGAATCTTGGAGGCATAATGGTGATGGCCAATACTTTCGAGTTCGATATCGGAGGCGAATGCTGTCCATTTGGAGTCGAGCAATCAACCCAACATGCACCGCCTCCGGAGTTTGTATTCAACGAACAGATGGGTTACGACAACCAAATGGTCAGCGTCGGCTTCTATCCATATCCACAACGTAAGACGGCGTGGTTTACAGGCTTGCACTCACCTTGGTAG
- a CDS encoding ABC transporter substrate-binding protein yields the protein MKSIKTLLGSSLLALSLVATHVPAAEQTKPIHFGDITWESGSLITEILRLIVEKGYGYPTDTLPGSTVSLEAALAKNDIQVIGEEWAGRSPAWVKAASEGKVFGLGDTVKGATEGWWVPEYVIKGDPERGIKPLAPELKSVADLARYKDVFRDPEDPSRGRFLNSPTGWTSEIVNSQKLKAYDLTTSFVNFRTGSGAALDAEVASSIRRGKPVLFYYWSPTPLLGRFKLVKLEEPPFDAEAWKTLADANNPNPKGTRSMPASLAIGVSAPFKTQYPDLVSFFEKVDFPIDLLNQTLAQMSEKRQQPRQVAEAFLRNQPQIWKGWVPGEVATKVSASL from the coding sequence ATGAAATCGATCAAAACCCTGCTCGGCAGTTCGCTGCTGGCCCTGAGCCTTGTGGCGACCCACGTTCCCGCCGCGGAACAAACCAAGCCGATCCACTTCGGTGACATCACCTGGGAAAGCGGCAGCCTGATCACCGAGATCTTGCGGCTGATCGTCGAAAAAGGTTACGGCTACCCGACCGACACTTTGCCGGGCAGCACCGTCAGCCTCGAAGCGGCATTGGCCAAGAACGACATTCAAGTGATCGGCGAAGAGTGGGCCGGGCGTAGTCCGGCGTGGGTCAAGGCGGCGTCGGAAGGCAAAGTGTTCGGGCTGGGCGACACCGTCAAAGGCGCCACCGAAGGCTGGTGGGTGCCGGAATACGTGATCAAGGGCGACCCGGAGCGCGGGATCAAACCGTTGGCGCCGGAGCTGAAATCCGTCGCCGATCTGGCGCGCTACAAAGACGTGTTCCGCGACCCCGAAGACCCGAGTCGCGGACGCTTCCTCAACAGCCCGACCGGCTGGACTTCGGAGATCGTCAACAGTCAGAAACTCAAGGCCTACGACCTGACCACCAGCTTCGTCAACTTCCGCACCGGCTCCGGCGCGGCGCTGGATGCCGAAGTGGCCTCGTCGATCCGTCGCGGCAAACCGGTGTTGTTCTACTACTGGTCGCCGACGCCGCTATTGGGGCGCTTCAAACTGGTGAAACTCGAAGAGCCGCCGTTCGACGCCGAGGCCTGGAAGACCCTGGCCGATGCCAACAACCCAAACCCCAAAGGCACGCGCTCGATGCCGGCGAGCCTGGCGATCGGCGTGTCTGCACCGTTCAAGACGCAGTATCCGGACTTGGTGTCGTTCTTCGAGAAAGTCGATTTCCCGATCGATCTGCTGAACCAGACGCTGGCGCAGATGAGCGAAAAACGCCAGCAACCGCGTCAGGTGGCGGAAGCGTTTTTGCGCAATCAGCCGCAGATCTGGAAAGGGTGGGTGCCGGGGGAAGTGGCTACCAAGGTGAGTGCAAGCCTGTAA
- a CDS encoding sigma-70 family RNA polymerase sigma factor has product MSGTDVSHRNDVGGLFRAHYPWLCARLRQFLGASSSVEDIAAETFVQLLESPGLTPIREPRALLTTIARRLIYQLWRRRDLERQHLDQLQHLDQPQASSPEELLQLTQALHRLDRTLERLPGKVRATFLLSRIDGLTYPQIAAELGISQRSVSVYMTRSQALCAQHSANEPLHQRSA; this is encoded by the coding sequence ATGTCCGGCACCGACGTATCCCATCGAAACGACGTGGGCGGATTGTTCCGCGCCCATTACCCCTGGCTCTGCGCTCGGTTGCGCCAGTTTCTCGGGGCCAGTTCCAGCGTCGAAGACATCGCCGCCGAGACCTTCGTGCAACTGCTCGAATCGCCGGGTCTGACCCCGATCCGCGAGCCCCGCGCCTTGCTCACCACCATCGCCCGCCGGTTGATTTATCAGCTCTGGCGCCGTCGCGATCTGGAGCGTCAGCACCTCGATCAACTGCAACACCTTGATCAGCCCCAAGCGTCTTCGCCCGAGGAATTGCTGCAACTGACCCAGGCGTTGCACCGCCTCGACCGAACGCTTGAGCGTTTGCCGGGCAAAGTCCGGGCGACGTTCCTGTTGTCGCGCATCGATGGCCTGACGTACCCGCAAATCGCTGCCGAACTGGGCATTTCCCAGCGCTCGGTCAGCGTCTACATGACCCGCTCCCAAGCGTTGTGCGCCCAGCACAGCGCCAATGAACCCTTGCACCAGAGGTCCGCATGA